A genomic region of Paenibacillus sp. PL2-23 contains the following coding sequences:
- a CDS encoding DUF5348 domain-containing protein translates to MTYDRDANSWFVLLGEKAYPVYCGECFEIRIGDRGIPCRLELDRYWYVIMRETRFNLRNKEVYHIRFV, encoded by the coding sequence ATGACCTACGATCGGGACGCGAATAGTTGGTTTGTCCTGCTAGGAGAGAAAGCTTATCCTGTTTATTGCGGTGAATGTTTTGAAATTCGCATTGGAGATCGTGGCATTCCCTGTCGACTCGAGCTTGACCGATATTGGTACGTGATCATGAGAGAAACGCGATTTAACTTGAGGAATAAAGAAGTTTACCATATTCGATTCGTTTAA
- a CDS encoding DDE-type integrase/transposase/recombinase gives MNRQKKSDKVAAERFQLLSPLLASGLDAAKAAQLKSAICAQSGLSERTLRRYLAEYRKDGFDGLKPKPKGRKPLPDTIPTEVLEEAILLRREVPKRSVRQIIQILEWEEKIAPGIIKRSTLQARLTRRGYSSRQMRMYAGGGTAARRFQKQSRNRLWQSDIKYGPYLPIGPGGSKKQVYLVLFVDDATRYVLHGAFYASMEQAIVEDSFRRAIEKYGVPEAVYFDNGKQYRTTWMNRTCAKLGIRLLFAKPYSPESKGKVERLNGAVQSFLDEVALENVKTLTELNDWFQVWLSECYQNKPHAALANKQTPEAAFRSDPAALQFVNSEHLAASFLHAEQRKVDKAGCISFQGKKYEVGLLFIGQTVQVVYDPADITEVTIEYEGCTPWQARELIIGERAGKRPALPEHLQKQSATESRLLRGAERKHDERAQTQTPAVSYRMLRKEAGKDV, from the coding sequence ATGAACAGACAAAAGAAATCGGACAAGGTTGCGGCGGAACGCTTTCAACTGCTGTCGCCGCTCCTAGCATCCGGTCTGGATGCGGCGAAGGCGGCTCAGTTAAAGTCGGCCATTTGTGCGCAGTCCGGCTTATCAGAGAGGACGCTGCGCCGGTACTTGGCCGAATATCGCAAGGATGGGTTCGACGGACTCAAGCCGAAACCCAAAGGCCGGAAGCCGCTGCCAGACACCATACCAACTGAGGTGCTGGAAGAAGCGATCCTGCTTCGGCGGGAGGTGCCGAAGCGGAGTGTGCGCCAAATTATCCAGATCCTCGAATGGGAGGAGAAGATCGCACCTGGAATAATTAAACGCAGCACCCTGCAGGCGAGATTAACCAGGCGCGGTTACAGTTCAAGGCAGATGCGGATGTATGCCGGTGGCGGTACGGCCGCGCGGCGCTTTCAGAAGCAGTCCCGCAATCGCTTATGGCAGAGTGACATCAAGTATGGGCCGTACCTTCCCATTGGTCCTGGCGGTTCGAAGAAACAAGTCTATCTGGTGTTATTCGTGGATGACGCGACGCGGTATGTGCTGCATGGAGCCTTCTACGCGTCGATGGAGCAAGCCATCGTCGAGGACAGTTTCCGAAGAGCGATCGAGAAATACGGTGTCCCAGAGGCCGTGTACTTCGACAACGGCAAGCAATACCGCACGACTTGGATGAACCGGACGTGCGCGAAACTCGGTATTCGCTTGCTCTTTGCCAAGCCCTACTCTCCGGAAAGTAAAGGCAAGGTTGAGCGTCTAAACGGCGCTGTGCAGAGCTTTCTGGACGAGGTCGCGCTTGAGAACGTTAAGACACTCACCGAGCTTAACGACTGGTTCCAAGTATGGCTTTCGGAGTGCTACCAGAATAAACCCCATGCCGCGCTGGCGAACAAACAAACACCCGAAGCTGCGTTTCGGAGCGATCCGGCAGCGCTTCAGTTCGTAAATTCCGAGCACCTCGCGGCCAGCTTCCTCCACGCGGAACAGCGGAAAGTGGATAAGGCCGGCTGTATCAGCTTTCAAGGCAAGAAGTATGAAGTTGGGCTGTTGTTCATTGGGCAAACGGTTCAAGTCGTCTATGACCCGGCAGATATCACAGAAGTGACGATCGAATACGAGGGATGTACGCCTTGGCAAGCACGGGAGCTCATCATTGGAGAAAGGGCTGGCAAGCGGCCGGCCCTTCCAGAGCATTTGCAGAAGCAGTCAGCAACGGAATCCCGCTTGCTCCGAGGTGCCGAGCGGAAGCATGACGAGCGCGCACAAACCCAAACGCCGGCCGTCTCCTACCGCATGCTGAGGAAGGAGGCTGGCAAGGATGTTTGA
- a CDS encoding transposase, which yields MKYYFQVPLHRLLGMLWMRGLPVTESNNVGNFHTLHDLLTPLYKRLLQINQKADHWHVDETGWKVFAHTEKKENFNWWLWIFASKQTLRTNRDIHDLT from the coding sequence ATGAAATATTACTTCCAAGTCCCTCTGCACCGCTTGCTGGGCATGCTCTGGATGCGGGGATTGCCTGTCACTGAAAGCAACAACGTTGGTAATTTTCACACGCTGCACGACCTGCTCACCCCACTCTACAAGCGTCTGCTTCAGATTAACCAGAAAGCGGATCATTGGCATGTGGACGAAACAGGATGGAAGGTCTTTGCCCACACCGAAAAGAAGGAGAACTTCAACTGGTGGCTGTGGATCTTTGCCTCCAAACAGACTTTGAGGACAAACAGGGACATACATGATCTGACTTAA
- a CDS encoding DUF4365 domain-containing protein, which produces MPTELKIKLPKFTRTRKVGNASEDYLSSYLGKFDNVIKVPNQNDQGIDFICEQITDDEQPNGNYYFVQCKGIDKTQHKNGTLSVKIKVTTINYWLITRRPVLLIVVDEKNHCFYWAYPYDQVQHRLKEIQAKKSIIIKVSVEQRINHSDNQLPSQILDIIEEYDPDKVLKELYSPANGAIEVSDIFDLYKAIHHLKSREDHNLDYVNPELLQYAKHVRSNFDYFFVTSEIRIWYKYTNQLRFSLFKKTESGRCFFIGNIIVLSGAEEGSVDHLVELANRSWLDTKGDIMEMFDDIVKYLNRHY; this is translated from the coding sequence ATGCCAACCGAATTGAAAATCAAGCTGCCAAAGTTTACGCGAACGAGAAAGGTAGGGAATGCCTCAGAGGACTATCTATCGAGCTATCTTGGCAAGTTCGATAATGTGATCAAAGTACCGAATCAGAACGACCAAGGGATTGATTTCATCTGCGAACAAATAACCGATGATGAGCAACCTAACGGGAATTATTACTTCGTTCAATGCAAGGGCATTGACAAGACTCAACACAAGAATGGAACGCTATCGGTAAAAATCAAAGTTACGACAATCAATTATTGGTTGATCACAAGGCGACCGGTATTATTAATCGTCGTAGATGAGAAGAATCACTGCTTCTACTGGGCATATCCCTATGATCAAGTTCAGCATAGATTAAAAGAAATTCAAGCCAAAAAATCGATAATAATTAAAGTATCGGTAGAACAGCGAATCAATCATTCCGACAACCAGCTTCCTTCGCAAATTCTGGATATTATAGAGGAGTATGACCCTGATAAAGTCTTAAAGGAATTATACAGTCCAGCTAACGGGGCTATTGAAGTCAGTGACATTTTCGATTTATATAAAGCGATCCATCATCTAAAATCAAGGGAAGACCACAATCTGGATTACGTCAATCCAGAGTTATTGCAATACGCTAAGCACGTAAGAAGCAACTTTGATTACTTCTTCGTGACTTCCGAGATTAGAATTTGGTATAAATATACGAATCAATTGCGGTTTTCCTTATTCAAGAAGACGGAAAGTGGAAGATGTTTTTTTATCGGAAATATTATCGTTCTATCCGGAGCGGAAGAAGGTTCTGTTGATCATCTTGTAGAGTTAGCCAATAGAAGTTGGTTAGATACTAAAGGAGATATCATGGAGATGTTTGACGATATCGTCAAATATCTCAATCGTCATTATTAG
- a CDS encoding SIR2 family protein encodes MKTAVFLGAGASAAEGAPIQSNLFRDYFEATSFASNNNNSEMNHELGDFFRYFFGVDLRFVNPRDVTFPTFEEALGILDMAEKRKESFRGYNLDTITHKKDKIRIIHQYLVLLMAKSIHDNLETYNGYHNELINKLKLKSQIKDTVFVSTNYDILIDNAIASHYPDITIDYGLDFTNYKNQGDWAPPDNNAVKLYKMHGSLNWLYCTTCNNLKLTPREKGILRLISNVENATCSYCNSIVSPIIVPPTYFKNMSNVFLNTIWYNIEKELREIDHIIFCGYSFPDSDMHLKYLLKRIETNRNGSLKISVMNHHPGKSVKVRREEEERFKRFFRSEVLYRKKGFREFSNNPLYYFRNS; translated from the coding sequence TTGAAAACCGCAGTTTTTTTGGGGGCTGGTGCTTCAGCTGCTGAAGGTGCGCCAATACAATCAAATCTATTCCGAGATTATTTCGAAGCAACTTCCTTTGCCAGTAATAACAACAACTCCGAAATGAACCACGAGTTAGGTGATTTCTTCAGATATTTTTTTGGTGTAGATCTACGTTTCGTTAACCCCAGGGACGTTACTTTTCCAACATTTGAAGAGGCTTTAGGGATTCTTGATATGGCAGAGAAGAGAAAAGAATCATTTAGAGGATATAACTTAGACACAATTACCCACAAAAAGGATAAAATCAGAATAATTCACCAATATCTGGTTTTACTAATGGCGAAATCAATACACGATAATTTAGAGACATACAATGGATATCACAATGAACTTATTAATAAACTTAAATTAAAGTCGCAAATAAAGGATACTGTTTTCGTTAGTACTAATTATGATATTTTAATTGATAATGCTATAGCAAGTCATTATCCTGACATAACGATAGATTACGGTTTAGATTTTACAAACTACAAAAACCAAGGGGACTGGGCACCACCTGACAATAATGCTGTTAAGCTTTATAAGATGCATGGTTCTCTTAATTGGCTTTATTGCACAACTTGTAATAATTTAAAATTAACCCCTAGGGAGAAAGGGATTTTACGATTAATTAGTAATGTTGAAAATGCCACATGTAGTTATTGCAACTCCATAGTTAGCCCAATAATTGTTCCGCCTACATATTTTAAGAATATGAGCAATGTTTTCCTTAATACCATTTGGTATAACATTGAAAAAGAACTACGTGAAATAGATCATATTATATTTTGCGGATATTCGTTCCCCGACTCAGATATGCATTTAAAGTATTTATTGAAACGGATAGAAACTAATAGAAATGGGAGCCTGAAAATAAGTGTCATGAACCACCATCCTGGAAAAAGTGTAAAGGTTAGAAGGGAAGAGGAAGAGCGGTTTAAAAGATTTTTTAGAAGTGAAGTTTTATACAGAAAAAAAGGTTTTCGTGAGTTCTCCAATAATCCTCTTTACTATTTTAGGAATTCTTAA
- a CDS encoding ExeA family protein, which yields MFESFYDMTRTPFARDIPVTELYPASAMEEMLDRLQYAAERQLFAVISGDCGTGKTTTVRRFAAMLDAAKYKLLYLSDSKLTPRHFYKGLLEQLGCESKFYRGDAKRQLHREVELMRGIHRLEPVVVVDEAHLLDREMLEEVRFLLNFKMDAQSPMALILVGQNELWEKLRLQSYTAIRQRIDLQCKLPYFDRSQVGEYLKRQLAYAGTNHEIFSDEAVNEVYRFSGGSARLINKLSTHCLIYGAQIKRRIIDDHMVKHVIQGELS from the coding sequence ATGTTTGAATCCTTCTACGACATGACCCGTACACCATTTGCTCGGGATATTCCCGTGACAGAGCTTTATCCGGCGAGTGCTATGGAAGAGATGCTGGACCGGTTGCAATACGCTGCTGAGCGCCAATTATTCGCCGTCATTAGCGGCGACTGCGGGACGGGCAAGACAACAACAGTCCGCCGCTTTGCCGCCATGCTGGATGCAGCGAAGTATAAGCTGTTGTACCTGTCGGACTCCAAGCTAACGCCGCGCCACTTCTACAAAGGGTTGCTCGAACAACTCGGATGCGAGTCGAAGTTCTACCGAGGCGATGCGAAGCGTCAGTTGCATCGCGAAGTGGAACTCATGCGCGGCATTCATCGACTGGAACCGGTTGTCGTCGTAGATGAAGCCCATCTGCTCGATCGGGAGATGCTGGAGGAAGTGCGCTTTCTCCTCAACTTCAAGATGGATGCGCAAAGCCCCATGGCGCTAATTCTAGTCGGGCAGAACGAGCTATGGGAAAAGCTTCGTCTTCAATCCTACACAGCGATTCGTCAGCGGATTGACTTGCAGTGCAAGCTGCCCTATTTCGACCGTTCCCAAGTCGGTGAATATCTGAAGCGTCAGTTAGCGTATGCCGGCACCAATCATGAGATATTCTCTGATGAGGCGGTAAATGAAGTTTACCGATTCTCGGGCGGATCGGCCAGACTCATCAACAAGTTGAGCACTCATTGCCTCATCTACGGAGCCCAGATCAAGCGCCGCATCATTGACGATCATATGGTGAAGCACGTGATTCAGGGTGAATTGTCATGA